GTGGCGGCCGCAGCCATGCTGCAGGGCATGACCGCGCACTATCTGTGCCGCTCGACTTTCCCGGTGAAGAAGGGCGACACGGCGCTCGTGCACGCGGCCGCCGGCGGCGTGGGGCTCTTGCTCGTGCAGATGATCCACTCACTCGGCGCCCAGGTGATCGCGACCTGCTCCACGCCCGACAAGGAGAAGCTCGCGCGCGAGGCCGGCGCCGACCACGTGATCCGCTACACCGAGGCCGACTTCACGGCGATCGCGCGGCGCATCACCAGCGGGCGAGGGGTCGACGTGGTCTACGACGCGGTCGGCCGCACCACCTTCGAGGGCAGCCTGCGCGCGCTGCGGCCGCGCGGCATGCTGGTGCTGTACGGTCAGTCGAGCGGGCCCGTGCCCGCATTCGAGCTGCGCCAGCTCAACGACCTGGGCTCACTCTTCATCACGCGGCCGTCGCTCGCGCACTATACGGCCGACCGGTCCGAGCTCGAGCTGCGCGCCGGCGAGGTGTTGGGCGCGGTGGCGGCGGGCGAGCTCGACGTGCGCATCGGCGCGCGCTTCCCGCTCGCCGACGCCGCTGCCGCGCACCGCGCGCTCGAGGGGCGCGCGACCACCGGCAAGGTGATCCTCACGCCGTGAAGTCACTCCTGCTCGGGCTCGCGCTGCTCGGCCTGGCGGTCGACGCGCGCGTCCCGCCGCTCGAGCTGCCCGACCAGAACGGGGTGGTCCACCCGCTCGATGGCTCGCTGCGCGCGATCGTCTTCTCGCGCGACATGGCTGCTGGCCAGGTGGTCAAGGACGCGATCGCGAAGGCCGGCCCCACGCTCTTCGAGCGAAACCGATCGGTGTACGTGGTCGACCTCGCGGGCATGTCGTCGTTCGTGCGCCGCTGGTTCGCGCTGCCCGGCCTGCGCCGCAAGCCGTACCGGATCCTGGTCGACGAGGACGGAACGCGCACCGCGGACTTCCCGGTGGTCGAGGGCCGGCCCACGGTGCTCGTGCTCGACGACCTGCGTGTATCGCGCGTGGAAGAGCCCGCGAGCGCCGACGCGCTGCTCGCCATTCTCGAGCCCGCGCCGCGCTAGAATCGCGTTCACGGGAGGGCACGGCTTGGCGGACCTCGATCTGGTGATCTCCGGTGGCACGGTCGTCGACGGCACGCGCTTCCCCGCGTTCCGCGCCGACGTCGGCATGCGCGCGGGACGGATCGCCGAGATCGGGCGCATCGCGAAGTCGCGCGCCAAGCGCGTGCTCGACGCGGATGGGCTGATCGTCGCGCCGGGCTTCGTCGACCTGCACACCCACTACGACGCGCAGATCCAGTGGGACCCGTGGTGCACGATCTCGGGCTGGCACGGAGTCACTTCGGTTGCGCTCGGGAACTGCGGCTTCGGCTTCGCGCCGGTGCGCGCGGCCGAGCGCGAGCGCGCCATGCTCACCATGTCGCGGCTCGAGGCCATCCCCATGGTCTCCATGCGCGAGGGCATGCTGTGGGACTGGGAGACGTTCCCGCAGTGGCTGAACACGCTCGAACGCATCCCGAAGGGCGTGAACTGTCTCAGCTACCTGCCGCTCGCGCCGCTCATGGTCTACGCCATGGGTCTCGACGAGGCCAAGCGCCGCCCGGCCACGCCGGACGAGATGGCGCGCATGCTCGCGCTGCTCGACGAGTCACTCGACGCCGGGGCGTGCGGCTGGTCGGCGCAGCGCACGGGCGCGCACTCGATCCAGGCCGACTACGACGGCACGCCCATGGTGACCGACACCATGAGCGAGTCCGACTTGCTGGCGTTCGCGAGCGCCCTGGGCAAGCGCGGAGAGGGCTTCATCCAGCTCACCAACGCCACCGGCGAGCTGCAGAAGGACCTGAAGCTGTGCGAGGACGTCGCGCTCGCGTCGGGCCGCCCCGTGCTGTTCAACGTGGTGCTCGCGGTCAACGGCATGGAATGGGTGCACAAGATGTTCGTGGCGTGGCTCGAGAGCTGTCACGCGCGCGGCATCCCGATGTTCGGCCAGGCCAACTCGATCCGCGCCCCGTTCCGCTTCACCTTCGAGGACTGGAACCTGTTCGACTCCGGGCCCGCCTGGAACCGCGCACTCACCGGCAGTCACGACGAGAAGAAGCGGAAGCTCGCCGACCCGGAGCTCGTGCGGCAGATGGCGGCCGAGCACGACGGCGGCCAGCTCCAGACGCCGATCCTGGGCGGGCCCGTGTCGGAGCACGTGTTCGAGGGCGCGAAGAACGCGCCGGAGCTCGACGCGTACATCGGGCTCACGGTCGGCCAGATCGCGGCGAAGCTGGGAGTGCACCCGGTCGAGGCCGCGGTGCAGCTCTCGCTGGCGAGTGACCTGACGGCGGGCTTCCTCACCAAGAGCGCCACCAGCGACAACGCGCAATACGTGGGCGAGCTGCTCGCGTCACCCTACGTGATTCCCGGCGTGTCCGACGGCGGTGCGCACACCAAGTTCCTGACCTCGGGCTCGTACACGACCGATACCCTGGCGTGGCTGGTGCGCGACGAGAAGCGGCTCACGCTGGAAGAAGCGCACTACAAGCTCTCCTATCTCCCGGCGCGCGCGGCCGGCTTCCGCGACCGGGGCGCGCTCGCCGTGGGCTGGCCCGCCGACGTGGTGGTGTACGACCTGGCCCGGCTCGAGCGGCTGCCGAGCTGGTGGGACTCGGAGATCGCGCACGACTTCCCCGGCGGCGAATGGCGCCGCATCCAGCGCGCCGCGGGCTATCACTACACGCTGGTGAACGGCGAAGTCACCTTCGAGGACGGGAAGTGCACGGGTGCGACGCCGGGGCGGCTCTTGCGCCACGGCGCCGCCTGAGTCATTTCCGCGCCGTCCGCCAGGCGAGATACTCGTCGATCGAGCGCCGCACGGCGGCGATCAGACGGGCGGTGCGAGGGTCCGTGCTCTCGAAGCGCGCGATGACCGCGTCCGAGAGGTAGCGCTCCCGATACTCGGCCGGGTCGAGCCAGCGCGCGGCGCTGTGCTCGTGCGAGAGCTTCGGCTCGCCCTCGAGACACGGGCAGGCGTAGGCGATCACGAAGCCCTGCACGCCGTAGAAGGCCATCGGGATCAGCCCCACCAGCTCGAGCGGTCCCGACGGAGTGAGTCCGGTCTCCTCGAAGAGCTCGCGCCGCGCGCACTCGGCGGGCTCCTCCCCGGGATCGAGCCCGCCGCCAGGCGTGTACCAGGTGCCGGTCGCCTCGCCGGTCGCGCGCTTGAGCAAGAGGATCTTCCCGCCGCGCTCCGCGTAGACGGACGTGCCCAGGCCGTAGAGCTGCGCACGGCGCGCCTGGGGCACGCTCAAGGCTCCTGCTCCCGCTCGGCCACGTGCTGGACCGCCTCGTCGACCTCGGGGCGGAAGCTCGCGAGCTGCGAGGCGTACTCGCCCTGCGGGTAGCTCGCGAGATACTCGTCGATCGCCACGCGCGCTCCCGCTGCGTCGCGCTGGGCCACGCGCAGATACACGGTCTCCACGAACGCAATCTCGACGACCGCGGGCTGCGGCGCATGGCGCAGGACGTCGAGGCTGGCCTCGGTGCGGGCGAGCCGGGCCGGCGTCGCCTTCACGCTCAGGTAGAGCAGGGCGAGAGAGCCGTTGCACGGCACCGAGGTCGGAAACTGCGCGACGCAGGCGGACAGATTGTCGTCCGCGAGCTCCGCTGCCCCGTACAGCCCGAGCTTGTGACCGAGCCGATAGAGCTCCCCGAGGACCCACATGCGGACCATGAAGCCGTCCGCGGGCCGGGCGACGACGCGCGCGTCGAGCAGCAGCTCGCGCCAGTCTCGGTAGATCGCCTCGCGCTCCTCGCCGCTCGCGAGCTGCGCGTTGTGGGCCGCGATGCGGTCGGTCATGACTCCGGTGTCGTGTACGAGCTGCTCGAGGTTGCGTTTCGGAACCCAGCCCGGCACGTCCTGGGGCAGGGCGTTCGTGCTGTAGTAGCCCGTGTCCTTCCCGGGTCCGCGCGTGCAGCCCATGGCCAGGAGCAGCGCGCACAGGACGCACGCCCCGCGCACGCTCACACCGGGCGCAGCGTGTTCAGCTCACGCGTGTTCTCGCGCAGGATGCGCCGCTTCGCGGCCGGGTCGAACTTCTCGAGCTCGGCGAGGTAGTCGAGCGGCTGCGGCATGCCCTCGATGTGCGGCCAGTCACTGCCGAAGATCACGCGCTCGGGGCCCATCAGCGCGCTGATCTCGTTCACGTCGTCCTCCCAGAACGGGTTGATCCAGACGTGGCGCCGGAAGGTCTCGCCCGGGTCCTCCTTGAAGTAGCCGGGCGTCTTCTTCGCGGTCTGGCGCAGCTTCTTGAACAGGTCGGCGAGATAGTCGGAGCCGTTCTCGACCGACGCGATGCGCAGGTTCGGGAAGCGGTCGAAGAGCTTCTCGAACACCAGCGTGATCAGGAAGTCGTGCGCGGCGCGCTCGATGTTGAACGACTTGATCGAGGGCTTCCAGCCGCCGCCGTCGAAGCTGGCGCCGAAGCCGTCGCGCGCATAGCCGTTCGAGCTGTAGCCGCTGTCTCCCGCGTGGACCACGACCGTGATTCCTGCCTCGTTCACGCGCGCCCAGAAGCCGTCGAAGAGTGAGTCGGCCGGCGAGCGCGGACCGTTCGCGGTCCAGGCCGGCGCGGGCCGCATGCACACCACGCGCGCGCCGCGCGCGAGCGACCACTCGAGCTCGCGCAGCGCCATCTCCGGGCTGCACATCGGGATGTACGGTGCGGCGAAGATGCGGTCGCGGTAGCTCACACCCCAGTCCTCGTCGAGCCACTGGTTGAAGGCGCGGAAGGTGAGTGCGACCGCCTCCGTGTCGCGCTTCAACAGCTCTTCGTACAGCACCCCGAGCGTCGGAAACAGCCAGACCGACTCCAGGCCCTGGCGGTCCATCACGGAGATACGCGCGTCGCGCTCGCGGTACGCCGCCGGAATGGGCTCGCGTTCGCGCAGGAACTCGATCGGTGACTTGCCGTTCGGGTTGCCGCGGAAGTACTCGTGCATCGCTCCGGGCTTGGCGATCGGGTTGAAGGTCGGGTTGGTGACGGCGTGCGAGACCACGCCGCCCACCACGTGGTACTTGCGCCCGCCGATCTCGGCCCACTGCACGCAGCGGGGTCCGAGCCGCGGGTCGAGGTGGCGGGTGAACGCGTCGAGCGCCTCGTAGTAGTGGTTGTCGCAGTCGAAGACCGGGTGGTCGAGTTTCTCCATGGACCCAGGATACCGCGCCGGGTGTAGGATCCGCTCATGGCCACCCTCGAGAGTGAGCTTCGCGCGGCACGCAACGGCGCGCTGGACCAGAAGGGCAGCATCCACGACGACGCCACCGCCTCGAAGCTCGGCTTCCGCGGCGGAACGGTCGCGGGCAGCGTGCACATGGACCAGTTCCCGCCGCTCCTGCTGCGCATCTTCGGCCCGCGCTTCTTCGAGAGCGGGGCGCTCTCGCTGTACTTCCAGAACGCCACCGTCGACCGCGAGCGCGTGCGCGCCTACGCCGACGAGCCCGCGGACGGAGCAACACAGATCGGTGTCGCGATGCGACGGGAAGACGGGCTCGAGGTATGCGAGGGCACGGCGTCGCTGGGCGATCACTCGCGCTCGGCGCTGCGCACGCGCGACCTGCGCGGCAGCGCCCCGGGCGAGCTGCGCATCCTCGCCGCGCTCGCGCCGGGCGGGGAGCTCGGCGTCGAGAAGGTGCGGCTCGGGAGCGAACGCCAGGCGCAGCGCATCGCGCGCGGGCTGTGCAGCGGGCCGCTCGACTGGTACACGGGGCCGTCGCCGTGGGGTGGCCCGATCGCCGCGCCCTCCGCTGCGGTCGAGCTGCTCTGGGCGCCGCCGACGCGCGCGCTGCGCGAGCACACCGGCAAGGCAGTGGGTCTGTTCGGGGCCATCGAGGTCGCGCACCTGGCGGGCCCGATCCTGCTCGATGCGACCTACACCGTGAGCGGACGCGTGCTGGCCCTGGGCCAGAGCCCGAAGACCGAGTATCTGTGGTTCGACTCGCTCGCGAAGGACGAGCAGGGACGCGACGTGGCCTCCATGCGCATGCTGCTGCGCTTCATGAAGGCGTCGTCGCCGAGATACGACTGAGCTGCGTTCGCCCGGGACCGGGCTAGAGCAGGCTGTCGCTGCCGAAGGTGTCGCAGGCGTTCAGGTCGCCGCTCTCGAGGCCCGCCTTGAGCCACTTCACGCGCATGGCCGAGGAGCCGTGCGTCCAGCTCTCGGGCGCAACGGCGCCGCCCGCCTGGCGCTGCAGCGTGTCGTCGCCGATCGCCGCCGCAGCGGCGAGCCCCGCCTCGACGTCACCCGGCTCGAGCCACTTGCGCTCCTGGTTCGCGCGCTTGCCCCACACGCCCGCGAGACAGTCGGCCTGCAGCTCCATGCGCACGGAGAGCTCGTTGGCGTCGGTGCGCGAGCCACGCGACTGCGCGGCCGAGACCTTCTCGGCGATGCCGAGCAGGTTCTGCACGTGGTGACCCACTTCGTGCGCGATCACGTAGGCGCGCGCGAAGTCGCCGGGCGCGCCGAAGCGGCGCTCGAGCTCGTGGAAGAACGAGAGATCGAGATACACCTGTGAGTCGTTGGGGCAGTAGAACGGTCCCACGGCCGACTGCGCCGTGCCGCACGCCGACTGGACCATGTCGCTGAACAGCACGAGCCGCGGCGGCTGGTAGCGCTTGCCGTGCTCCGAGAAGATCTCGCCCCACACGTCCTCGGTCGACGCGAGCACGACCGACGCGAACTTCCCGCCCTCGTCGCTGGGCGCGCCCATCTTGCCCGCCTCGCCCTGGCCCGGGCCCGAGGCCACGTCGGACACGCCCTGTGCGATCTCGAGCACCTGGCGCGGGTCGGTGCCCGTGAGCGCCGAGAACAACAGGATCAAGAGCAGGCCGCCGCCGCCGATCACCGCGCCGCCGCGTCCGATGCTCATGCCGCGGCGATCCTCGACCTGGTCCGACTCGCGTTCGCCTTCCCACTTCATGGCCGGGCCTCCTGCGAGCAAGAGTAACCTCGGCGGACGGTTTCGGGGGCGGGCGGCGATGGCTCCCGCTCGCCACGACAAGGAGGGCCAGCTCGATGTCGCGGTGAGCGGGAGCTTCCGGAGCGTCCCAGGCGCGGATGCCTCTCGTTCCGCGGCCGGGCCGTTCCGGCCCCCGCCTAACCCGGCGGAGTCACGAGAGCGCCTCGTCGCCGTGTTCGCCGGTGCGGATGCGCACGGCCTCGACGACCGGAGTCACGAAGATCTTGCCGTCGCCGAACTTGCCCGTCCGGCAGGCGTCGACGATGGCGCTGGTGACCTTCACCAGGGCGTCGTCGCGAATCACGAGCTCGACCTTGAGCTTGGGGAGAAAGTCGACCACGTACTCCGATCCGCGGTAGAGCTCGGTGTGTCCCTTCTGCTGACCGAAGCCCTTCACCTCGGATACGGTCATGCCCTCGACGCCGATCTCGTTGAGCGACGCCTTCAGCTCGTCGAGCTTGAAGGGCTTGATGATCGCTGCGACTCGGACCACGCGCTGACTCCCCTTTTGCCGGCGTTTCTCGCAAGCGGCGTGCCCGGTCCGTTGGCGCGGCGCGAGGCGTGGCGCACGGTTTCGCTGGTCGCGCGGGCACCCTGGCCACGCATCCGCGCTCGAATTGCGTGCAGCCGCTGCCCCGACACCGAGCAGCGTCGGGCGCTTACAGGTCGCCCCGGCCCTCGTCGACGGCCCGGTCGATCTGCGCGGCCAGGGCGTCGCCGCCGCCCAGCTTGGGCGCCATCTGCCGGCCGAACGACACCCGGCCCGGCTCCGGCCAGCTCGCCGGATCCCACAGACTCGCGCGCAGGAAGGCGCGCGCGCAGTGGAAGAAGCAGCGTTCGATGCGCACGCGCAGCGCCACGAGCGCCGGCTGCCCGCGCGTTGCCAAGAGCTCCAGGAGCGCCGGGTCGCGGTACAGCTCGGCGCGGCCACTGACCCGAAGCGTCTCGTCGGTGGCCGGAACCAGGAAGATCAGGGAGACCTGCGGGTTCGCGAGCACGTTCTGTAGCCCGAACAGGAGCTTGTTGCCCTTGCGGTCCGGCACGAGCAGGGTGCGCTCGTCCTCGACCTTCACGAAGCCCGGCGCGTCGCCTTTGGGCGAGACTTCGAGCCGGCCGTCGGCGCCGGCGGTGGCGAGCACCAGAAACGGGGCGCGCGCGATGAACGCCTGCATCTGGTCGTCGAGCGCGTCGAAGACCTTCTGCCGAGTCACCGGGTGCGGCTCGTCGATCAGCGCGCGCAGCTCGTCGAGGCTCGTGATTCGCATGTCGTAGTTCGCCATGGCCCGCCTAGGATAGCCCGCTACGCTGTCCCGGCGCGCCCGATCGGGGGAGGGATGGCCGCAGCGCAGATCGTCGTGCCGTGCTTCAACGAGGCCGCCCGCCTGCGCGGCGACGCCTTCCGCGCCTACTG
This region of Myxococcota bacterium genomic DNA includes:
- a CDS encoding quinone oxidoreductase: MKAIVVSKTGGPEVLELRDQDLGPPGPGHARVRVRAAGVNYIDVYFRTGLYPRPLPFVSGLEGAGTVESVGPGVSGIAAGDRVAWASAPGSYAELVNAPADRLVRVPAGIADDVAAAAMLQGMTAHYLCRSTFPVKKGDTALVHAAAGGVGLLLVQMIHSLGAQVIATCSTPDKEKLAREAGADHVIRYTEADFTAIARRITSGRGVDVVYDAVGRTTFEGSLRALRPRGMLVLYGQSSGPVPAFELRQLNDLGSLFITRPSLAHYTADRSELELRAGEVLGAVAAGELDVRIGARFPLADAAAAHRALEGRATTGKVILTP
- a CDS encoding amidohydrolase family protein; the protein is MADLDLVISGGTVVDGTRFPAFRADVGMRAGRIAEIGRIAKSRAKRVLDADGLIVAPGFVDLHTHYDAQIQWDPWCTISGWHGVTSVALGNCGFGFAPVRAAERERAMLTMSRLEAIPMVSMREGMLWDWETFPQWLNTLERIPKGVNCLSYLPLAPLMVYAMGLDEAKRRPATPDEMARMLALLDESLDAGACGWSAQRTGAHSIQADYDGTPMVTDTMSESDLLAFASALGKRGEGFIQLTNATGELQKDLKLCEDVALASGRPVLFNVVLAVNGMEWVHKMFVAWLESCHARGIPMFGQANSIRAPFRFTFEDWNLFDSGPAWNRALTGSHDEKKRKLADPELVRQMAAEHDGGQLQTPILGGPVSEHVFEGAKNAPELDAYIGLTVGQIAAKLGVHPVEAAVQLSLASDLTAGFLTKSATSDNAQYVGELLASPYVIPGVSDGGAHTKFLTSGSYTTDTLAWLVRDEKRLTLEEAHYKLSYLPARAAGFRDRGALAVGWPADVVVYDLARLERLPSWWDSEIAHDFPGGEWRRIQRAAGYHYTLVNGEVTFEDGKCTGATPGRLLRHGAA
- a CDS encoding NUDIX domain-containing protein, translating into MPQARRAQLYGLGTSVYAERGGKILLLKRATGEATGTWYTPGGGLDPGEEPAECARRELFEETGLTPSGPLELVGLIPMAFYGVQGFVIAYACPCLEGEPKLSHEHSAARWLDPAEYRERYLSDAVIARFESTDPRTARLIAAVRRSIDEYLAWRTARK
- a CDS encoding amidohydrolase family protein, with the translated sequence MEKLDHPVFDCDNHYYEALDAFTRHLDPRLGPRCVQWAEIGGRKYHVVGGVVSHAVTNPTFNPIAKPGAMHEYFRGNPNGKSPIEFLREREPIPAAYRERDARISVMDRQGLESVWLFPTLGVLYEELLKRDTEAVALTFRAFNQWLDEDWGVSYRDRIFAAPYIPMCSPEMALRELEWSLARGARVVCMRPAPAWTANGPRSPADSLFDGFWARVNEAGITVVVHAGDSGYSSNGYARDGFGASFDGGGWKPSIKSFNIERAAHDFLITLVFEKLFDRFPNLRIASVENGSDYLADLFKKLRQTAKKTPGYFKEDPGETFRRHVWINPFWEDDVNEISALMGPERVIFGSDWPHIEGMPQPLDYLAELEKFDPAAKRRILRENTRELNTLRPV
- a CDS encoding neutral zinc metallopeptidase: MKWEGERESDQVEDRRGMSIGRGGAVIGGGGLLLILLFSALTGTDPRQVLEIAQGVSDVASGPGQGEAGKMGAPSDEGGKFASVVLASTEDVWGEIFSEHGKRYQPPRLVLFSDMVQSACGTAQSAVGPFYCPNDSQVYLDLSFFHELERRFGAPGDFARAYVIAHEVGHHVQNLLGIAEKVSAAQSRGSRTDANELSVRMELQADCLAGVWGKRANQERKWLEPGDVEAGLAAAAAIGDDTLQRQAGGAVAPESWTHGSSAMRVKWLKAGLESGDLNACDTFGSDSLL
- a CDS encoding P-II family nitrogen regulator; translation: MVRVAAIIKPFKLDELKASLNEIGVEGMTVSEVKGFGQQKGHTELYRGSEYVVDFLPKLKVELVIRDDALVKVTSAIVDACRTGKFGDGKIFVTPVVEAVRIRTGEHGDEALS
- a CDS encoding MSMEG_1061 family FMN-dependent PPOX-type flavoprotein, translating into MANYDMRITSLDELRALIDEPHPVTRQKVFDALDDQMQAFIARAPFLVLATAGADGRLEVSPKGDAPGFVKVEDERTLLVPDRKGNKLLFGLQNVLANPQVSLIFLVPATDETLRVSGRAELYRDPALLELLATRGQPALVALRVRIERCFFHCARAFLRASLWDPASWPEPGRVSFGRQMAPKLGGGDALAAQIDRAVDEGRGDL